From a region of the Triticum aestivum cultivar Chinese Spring chromosome 7D, IWGSC CS RefSeq v2.1, whole genome shotgun sequence genome:
- the LOC123167715 gene encoding single-stranded DNA-binding protein WHY1, chloroplastic — MPPPLSVSLPSPQPLSLLPRHARAAHSHPLALAQPLSTRAPPSSACSVVPARHSDYFDPRAPPSQRDAYGQPPLEREPPVPGGQAGRVFASYSIYKGKAALAFDPRPPQFVPLESGAYKVAKEGFVLLQFAPAVGPRQYDWTRKQVFSLSVWEMGTLLTLGLTDSCEFFHDPFKGRSDEGKVRKVLKVEPTPDGNGRFFNLSVQNRLLNVDENIYIPITKGEYAVIVSTFNYIIPHIMGWSTFTNSIKPEESQPYNRPQSSPELEWRR, encoded by the exons ATGCCGCCGCCGCTCTCCGTCTCGCTCCCCTCGCCgcagcccctctccctcctcccgcgCCACGCCAGGGCCGCCCACTCCCACCCCCTCGCCTTGGCCCAGCCCCTCTCCACCAgggcgccgccctcctccgcctGCTCCGTCGTGCCCGCGCGCCACTCCGACTACTTCGACCCCCGGGCCCCGCCGTCGCAGCGCGACGCGTACGGGCAGCCGCCGCTGGAGAGGGAGCCGCCGGTGCCGGGCGGCCAGGCCGGGAGGGTGTTCGCCAGCTACAGCATCTACAAGGGCAAGGCCGCGCTGGCCTTCGACCCCAGGCCGCCGCAGTTCGTGCCGCTCGAA TCAGGGGCGTACAAGGTGGCCAAGGAGGGGTTCGTGCTGCTCCAGTTCGCCCCCGCCGTGGGGCCACGGCAGTATGATTGGACTCGCAAGCAG GTGTTCTCATTATCTGTCTGGGAGATGGGAACCTTGCTTACTCTTGGTCTAACAGATTCGTGCGAGTTCTTTCATGACCCTTTCAAGGGGAGGAG CGATGAAGGTAAAGTGCGCAAGGTTCTAAAGGTTGAGCCAACACCAGATGGCAACGGTCGCTTTTTCAACCTCA GTGTTCAAAACCGTCTTTTGAACGTTGATGAGAACATTTACATCCCTATAACCAAAGGAGAATATGCGGTCATTGTATCGACTTTCAAT TACATCATACCGCACATCATGGGCTGGAGCACGTTTACAAATTCTATCAAGCCCGAGGAGTCGCAGCCATACAATAGGCCGCAGTCCTCTCCCGAATTGGAGTGGCGAAGGTGA